The proteins below are encoded in one region of Lactuca sativa cultivar Salinas chromosome 3, Lsat_Salinas_v11, whole genome shotgun sequence:
- the LOC128133101 gene encoding cytochrome P450 82A4-like has translation MELFLPFSASIAAIVFSLLLKFLLQSLEGKRVKNREPPQAKGRWPVIGHLRLLGGAELPHRVLGGMADKYGPIFTIKLGVHNVLVVSNAEMAKECFTTNDKVFASRPKSMAVEHMGYNYAILALAPYGDYWRQVRKILTLEVLSQRRVEMLGPLRASEVKASMGDIYNAWVKNKESGSSDMVKVDMKQWFQNLILNVVVRVVSGKRFSPDDKEGVRFQKVIRKFFVLLGTFVVSDFIPYLKPLDLGGYEKKMKMTGEEMYGIVTGWLEDHKRVRAEEKHAQQHERSQVFMDVLISVLEGASPEEFRGFDHDTIIKATCLTVLAAGLDTSSATLTWALCLLLNNPRVLKIAQDELDEHVGRKRAVEESDLKNLVYLDAVVKETLRLYPPGPLNLPHESMEDCVIGGYKIPKGTRLLTNLWKIQHDPNKWSHPEEFQPERFLTSHKHVDVRGNNYELLPFGSGRRVCPAIPFALRSLHITLATLIQQFVLKNPSKEPIDMSESAGVTISKAIPLEVLLAPRLSLDMYPAVAA, from the exons ATGGAGCTGTTTCTCCCATTTTCAGCCTCTATAGCAGCGATTGTTTTTTCTTTGCTACTAAAATTCCTGCTGCAAAGCTTAGAAGGAAAGAGAGTGAAGAACAGAGAACCACCTCAAGCAAAGGGCCGATGGCCGGTAATCGGACACCTGCGCCTTCTAGGTGGAGCTGAACTACCTCACAGGGTCTTAGGTGGCATGGCAGATAAATATGGCCCCATTTTCACCATCAAGCTTGGTGTTCACAATGTTTTGGTGGTGAGTAACGCTGAGATGGCGAAAGAGTGCTTTACCACAAATGATAAGGTGTTTGCAAGTCGACCCAAGTCAATGGCAGTAGAACACATGGGCTATAACTATGCCATCTTGGCTCTAGCTCCTTATGGTGACTACTGGCGACAAGTGCGCAAGATCTTGACACTCGAGGTTCTCTCTCAGCGACGCGTGGAGATGCTTGGACCTCTTCGTGCTTCAGAGGTTAAAGCATCCATGGGAGATATATATAATGCTTGGGTAAAGAATAAAGAGAGTGGAAGTTCCGACATGGTAAAGGTGGATATGAAACAATGGTTTCAGAACTTGATATTAAATGTTGTGGTCAGGGTTGTTTCAGGAAAAAGGTTTTCACCTGATGACAAAGAAGGGGTTCGATTTCAAAAAGTGATAAGGAAATTCTTTGTGTTATTGGGCACATTTGTGGTGTCTGATTTTATTCCATATCTCAAGCCTTTGGACCTGGGAGGATACGAGAAAAAAATGAAGATGACAGGAGAAGAGATGTACGGAATTGTAACAGGATGGCTAGAGGATCACAAGAGAGTGAGGGCGGAGGAAAAGCATGCGCAGCAACATGAAAGAAGCCAAGTCTTCATGGATGTTCTGATTTCCGTTCTTGAAGGTGCCTCCCCAGAGGAATTCCGTGGTTTTGACCATGATACCATAATCAAGGCTACATGTTTG ACTGTTTTAGCTGCGGGATTGGACACATCGTCTGCAACGTTAACATGGGCTTTATGTTTGTTGCTCAACAACCCAAGAGTATTAAAAATTGCCCAAGATGAATTGGATGAGCATGTTGGAAGGAAGAGAGCAGTAGAGGAGTCGGACCTGAAGAACCTTGTTTACCTTGACGCAGTCGTTAAAGAAACACTGCGTTTATACCCACCTGGACCTCTAAACCTTCCTCATGAGTCCATGGAGGATTGCGTTATTGGTGGCTACAAAATCCCTAAAGGCACACGTTTATTGACTAATCTTTGGAAAATTCAACATGATCCTAATAAATGGTCACATCCTGAAGAATTTCAGCCAGAAAGATTCTTGACAAGTCATAAACATGTTGATGTCAGGGGAAACAATTATGAATTGCTTCCTTTCGGTAGTGGTAGAAGAGTATGCCCTGCTATTCCCTTTGCTCTTCGGTCTTTGCATATAACTTTAGCTACTTTAATACAACAATTTGTGCTTAAAAACCCATCGAAAGAACCCATTGATATGAGTGAAAGCGCTGGAGTGACTATCAGCAAAGCCATCCCACTTGAGGTCCTTCTGGCGCCTCGTTTATCCCTTGATATGTACCCTGCAGTTGCTGCATGA
- the LOC128133102 gene encoding cytochrome P450 82A4-like yields MELFLPFSASIAAIVFSLLLKFLLQSLEGKRVKNREPPQAKGRWPVIGHLRLLGGAELPHRVLGGMADKYGPIFTIKLGVHNVLVVSNAEMAKECFTTNDKVFASRPKSMAVEHMGYNYAILALAPYGDYWRQVRKILTLEVLSQRRVEMLGPLRASEVKASMGDIYNAWVKNKESGSSDMVKVDMKQWFQNLILNVVVRVVSGKRFSPDDKEGVRFQKVIRKFFVLLGTFVVSDFIPYLKPLDLGGYEKKMKMTGEEMYGIVTGWLEDHKRVRAEEKHAQQHERSQVFMDVLISVLEGASPEEFRGFDHDTIIKATCLTVLAAGLDTSSATLTWALCLLLNNPRVLKTAQDELDEHVGRKRAVEESDLKNLVYLDAIVKETLRLYPPGPLNLPHESMEDCVIGGYKIPKGTRLLTNLWKIQHDPNKWSHPEEFQPERFLTSHKHVDVRGNNYELLPFGSGRRVCPAIPFALRSLHITLATLIQQFVLKNPSKEPIDMSESAGVTISKAIPLEVLLAPRLSLDMYPAVAA; encoded by the exons ATGGAGCTGTTTCTCCCATTTTCAGCCTCTATAGCAGCGATTGTTTTTTCTTTGCTACTAAAATTCCTGCTGCAAAGCTTAGAAGGAAAGAGAGTGAAGAACAGAGAACCACCTCAAGCAAAGGGCCGATGGCCGGTAATCGGACACCTGCGCCTTCTAGGTGGAGCTGAACTACCTCACAGGGTCTTAGGTGGCATGGCAGATAAATATGGCCCCATTTTCACCATCAAGCTTGGTGTTCACAATGTTTTGGTGGTGAGTAACGCTGAGATGGCGAAAGAGTGCTTTACCACAAATGATAAGGTGTTTGCAAGTCGACCCAAGTCAATGGCAGTAGAACACATGGGCTATAACTATGCCATCTTGGCTCTAGCTCCTTATGGTGACTACTGGCGACAAGTGCGCAAGATCTTGACACTCGAGGTTCTCTCTCAGCGACGCGTGGAGATGCTTGGACCTCTTCGTGCTTCAGAGGTTAAAGCATCCATGGGAGATATATATAATGCTTGGGTAAAGAATAAAGAGAGTGGAAGTTCCGACATGGTAAAGGTGGATATGAAACAATGGTTTCAGAACTTGATATTAAATGTTGTGGTCAGGGTTGTTTCAGGAAAAAGGTTTTCACCTGATGACAAAGAAGGGGTTCGATTTCAAAAAGTGATAAGGAAATTCTTTGTGTTATTGGGCACATTTGTGGTGTCTGATTTTATTCCATATCTCAAGCCTTTGGACCTGGGAGGATACGAGAAAAAAATGAAGATGACAGGAGAAGAGATGTACGGAATTGTAACAGGATGGCTAGAGGATCACAAGAGAGTGAGGGCGGAGGAAAAGCATGCGCAGCAACATGAAAGAAGCCAAGTCTTCATGGATGTTCTGATTTCCGTTCTTGAAGGTGCCTCCCCAGAGGAATTCCGTGGTTTTGACCATGATACCATAATCAAGGCTACATGTTTG ACTGTTTTAGCTGCGGGATTGGACACATCGTCTGCAACGTTAACATGGGCTTTATGTTTGTTGCTCAACAACCCAAGAGTATTAAAAACTGCCCAAGATGAATTGGATGAGCATGTTGGAAGGAAGAGAGCAGTAGAGGAGTCGGACCTGAAGAACCTTGTTTACCTTGACGCAATCGTTAAAGAAACACTGCGTTTATACCCACCTGGACCTCTAAACCTTCCTCATGAGTCCATGGAGGATTGCGTTATTGGTGGCTACAAAATCCCTAAAGGCACACGTTTATTGACTAATCTTTGGAAAATTCAACATGATCCTAATAAATGGTCACATCCTGAAGAATTTCAGCCAGAAAGATTCTTGACAAGTCATAAACATGTTGATGTCAGGGGAAACAATTATGAATTGCTTCCTTTCGGTAGTGGTAGAAGAGTATGCCCTGCTATTCCCTTTGCTCTTCGGTCTTTGCATATAACTTTAGCTACTTTAATACAACAATTTGTGCTTAAAAACCCATCGAAAGAACCCATTGATATGAGTGAAAGCGCTGGAGTGACTATCAGCAAAGCCATCCCACTTGAGGTCCTTCTGGCGCCTCGTTTATCCCTTGATATGTACCCTGCAGTTGCTGCATGA